A region of the Mangifera indica cultivar Alphonso chromosome 10, CATAS_Mindica_2.1, whole genome shotgun sequence genome:
GCAATTTTTAAggatttaattattgattaatttcccaaaaaaaccCGTAGGATTTTCCTTAATCACAGGTGCTTGCCATCTATGGGCTTGGCCTGTGAACAGGAGGATATCTTTTGTCAAACAAAGGTGCATAATTCACACCAAATGTTAAATTTCAAGTTATAATGAATTCTTGGTCCGAACTTCAAACTTATGAGTGAGTGTATGAGTAAACTAGACACGTAGAAGATTTTAACATGGTTTGATTCGCTATTTGTAAGTTTACatcaacaattatattatttatcttagaAAAAGTATTCTcaaaaaaatgttgataataATTCTTGATGATGTTTTGTGTGTTTAGGATTTctaaatatgaacaaaaaaacagaTAGAAGAAAAGGTCCAAATCCAATACTAAACTCTTGTTGCAAATCAAGGTGAATCTGTTGTGATGGATAATACACAAAGGACTCTTACTTCCATGAGCAAGCCTTTGACTCTTTTCACTCTGGCTCAATatcaagttcaatcattgtttgaacttgatcaaTATCTCGTAAGCTTAAATAGTGCCAAAAGACGCATTTGAGGTtattgttgaagaaaaaaatatacgGAAAATTTGGTGGGACTTGCTAAATCGCCAAGGTGAAGATTGTTGAAAAACTGGCTTTTTAAATCCtacattgattattttattccctttgtattttaccaaagactataaataaaaagccttagttttaattctaaacatctcaaaaataattatagtCAAACACAATTGTATTAAAAGGATTCTATTATTAAagatctctaatagttttatattttttttgtaactattTTTTGATGATAGTAAAAGTAATCAGTGACGCCAATGCCGTAGGTATATTTACTGAACCTTGTAAATTCGtatgttctctttcttttatctttttacatttctattttctactttaattatttattatattcaataacatAGAAATTGTGTTTTATGTTTTCGCTGCACAACAATGACAACACCAATTAGCCATACTGGTGATATATCCTTTTTCCCTTGGTTCAAACTCAAAAAGAGTTCTTTTTGTTCCTCACTTTCACTATAACTTCTTGTCTGTTTCCAAGTTTTGTAAAGACAATAATGTCACAATAATTTTCcccttatttttctcttattttagaACCTATGGATTGGGTCAACGATGGCGATTggtaaaaaagataaaaggCTCTACTTACTGGTTCAAACACAGGATGATAATTTGCATTTTTCTGTTATAGATAATAAATCAGACTATAAACTAATCTTAACTGCTTGCACTAGTGTTAAGGATATTTTTTGGCGTTTTTTCCTAAAATGAAGTTGATTCCTTCTCTTAAGAAGATATTTGTACAAGAATCACTCCATCAAGTAAAATTTGTCCTATGGCTAAGAAATGTAGAATATCTTTTTcacatacaataaaattatgtgtacctatttttggtatacaatttgtatacacagataaggtgttatcatttgattggatgttttttatcatatgatgacatgatgacacatattttaaaatcacctaattacatgatgacacatcattatatacatgaattgtgtaccaaaaataggtacacgtAACATTGCTCTTTCACATAATATGTcttattttgacaaaaattttgatCTTTTGTATGTTGATGTATGGGATCCTTACAAGGATCCTACATACAATGATTTCACATTTTTATGGGATCCTTACAAGGATCCTACATACAATGATTTCACATTTTTTCTTACATTGGTTGATGATCATTCACAGGCAACATCTTGGAGAGCTGCTATGGAAAATAAAATCCTTGCTTTGGAATCGAATATAACTCGGGCATTGGTTTCTCTTACGCTTGGAAAGAAAACAGTAGGGTGCAAATGAGTATACAATATTAAACTTAAGGCTGATGGGCGTATAGAAATGATTATTTACTATTCACTTTTGAGTGGCAATGACATCACAACCATTAATGAAGTCAAAAGATGTTtcaatttaaagtttaagatCAGTGATCTTGGACAGATGAGATACTTCTTAGGGATGGAAGTTAGTAGGTCTAGCATAACACTAGCTCTTCGCAGTGTAAGAAAGCACATGTAAATATTGTGTCACATCAGATAGGAACCGAAGCTTTTAGGGTGAGATGGTGTCCAACTATCCATATGAGGGGTCTTTTGGTGGAATTTGTAGCTTTGATgcaaattcaagaaaacaatacTTCTAATGATCTGTAACTGTTGCTTATTTTGGGTTGACATCCACTAGAATGACTATATTGTTCCAAAAGTTTTACAACAAGCTGCTTGCTATTAGCATGAGGTTACTTGGCTAAAATTCaactttcatttcttcttttcctttattttttttttcccatttttaattttgtttagaatTTGACATTGAGTAGAAAGTAAAATGTGAAGTTTATGATTGGATTTATACTTATGAGGCTATTAAGTAGTGTTTTTGCGATGAACATTTGAAGGTATTTAGTAGAATAAGAATATCCAAGTAATATGAAGTTTTAGTTTCTTGATAAAGGGTTCTTGTCCCAAAATGTACTTGAAAATCTTTCATTTGTAGTCGAAGCCTGAGCTTTCAAGTTATGTACTTCCAAACTGCCAAATCAGAACAATCCACCCTCTTTCATCTGTCCTATATGCATGCCTATTTCATATTTCTGGGTAGGAATTTCATCTAAAACTGGCTCTATGATACTTGTTTACTTTTTATAATTCTCAATAAATGTGATTCATTTTGAAGACATAGATATCCCTGCATTTAGTAGTAgtatgtgtcatgatcttctgTATCAGAAATGTACTCAGCATATTGTGATGTCTTATTCATTAAGTCCCCTAAgtaaaaaaggacaaaaagaaaCCCCACCTAGATAATTTGGCTGTAAAAGTACCATTCATGGataaatcttaacttattggGTAAATTGTATTCATTGACCACTTGTAAAGATCTTTTGTTTTGGATTATTATAACTTAAGCACTATCTTCAACCCTTTTTCACTGGTCTTTGTGGTAGGATGTACAAGTTATTGATTAATATAAGTCACtttgttgaatttttctttACTATTGAAGAAATTACAACAAATCTCTGATATTATACCCTTTAGTCTCAAAAATGATCCTGATATATGATGGTAGTATCAAACGTAAATAGAATTGTAAGTTGTTGGAAATCTTGTGTGAATGATTTTTCCTATGTCAAAGAGTCATGTCTTAAGTGTTTAGAAGATTAAGCTCTGTCGAATGCAGCAGGAGAGTGCAGAAGCCCTTTTTGTCAGTAAACTCACATGAATTGGGGATCTAAGTTCAATACAAGCTTAATAAAccatttaaactcaaatcattcacttccaaaaagaaaaacagtggcgttaatgaaataaatagtattgtAAAAGTCAATGCATGTAAATGAAGTAGGTGAATCTTGGGctgcttttttgatattttctacaCCAACCTTCACCAAGTAAAAACATGAAAAGTTAAACTAAATGCCACCACTCTTCACTCTCCACTTTGATTCTCTCATTAAATTCAACTTTAGTTTCTTCTTGTAGTTGGTGGTACTAGTAGCCTCTGTCTTTTGAGATTTATatcttcaatatatatatatatatatatatatatatcttcaatatatacacattattaagtacataaataaataagtacacacatgatacattattatataataggatgattttaaattaaagataaaatagcaTTTAATCACTCGATAACATATTATGTATGATGTATTCatatactcaaaagtatgtacatataatattgcttcgCTCTTATATGTCTCTCACGCATCCAAGTTTGTCAGCAAAAATGAGAGAACATGGCAGACTAGACCTACCTAATTCATCGATACCTCTTTGTCTTTTGACTCAATAATATTGCTTGTTGTCGTTGGTGCCAGATAAGTAACAAACAAAGCAACAAAACTAAGACAAAAGGGTATTAGATACCAAAGTATCTAAACTTTCAATGTCTATAAATATGAGAAAAGGGGTGTTGGTAAAGCATTTTCAAACCTTTAGGGTAGTATATGATATTCTTCCACTAAAATTTGTGTACTGACTCTGTTGACTCCCAATGATTTTTTAAGAAGACTCTCATGCCAAGTTCACCTctataagggaaaaaaaaataaactagaaAATTCTTGGCCCTCCATCAACATCATCACCCActtatgtatttaatatgtaAACAGAGTAGAAGATGTTCAACAAACTTTGATCAAAGTTGGTTAGACTTTAGTAGAGTCTTGAGGCAGAAATCTCATTTAAATTagttgatttttattataataaaattatgcatactcaGTCCTGAGTATCTGTTTAGGAGTcaaaatgatatgtcattatgtgattgagtgattttgaattaaaaataaaataatatctaaatataataacatattgtctaaatacttaaaattgaatattcaatactatatgtaaataacattataaatcATTGAGTTTCTGAATACAATGTTTTTTTAAGGATAATTATCTGTTAaacaaaggacttattcccacccaaggtttagtttattcCCAAACTTTcatctcttaagttttaaaaatttcaatacttaTTCGCcattcaatttctattaaattttgttattagtaTAAAAGGTAAAAACGCTATTTagccaaaaatattaaaaaactaaaatattatcatattttccccTTTAGTTTAatgaactaataattttttcttattcaaagtttaaaaagttacatttttcttcttagggtttttttctccttcttcgACAATCATCTCTGTTTCGACTGATAGTTGACTTTTTTACCATCTTCTTCTCTCATCGATTTTCGAGCATTAACATCCATTTTTGTCCCTCCTAAAGAGATCaatgggtatttaagtttttaaaacttagtaattaaaaatttgagagTAGACTtaaccttgggtgaaaataagtctttttggcctaaacaaaatgagaaaaatcctAATTAGtatcatttaaaagaaataCCGGTTGACTCATACATGCGTTAATTCACTTATTAAGTACTTTTCTGataattaaactatataatataaatatttagaagTAACAAAGAAACAAGCAGAAAAGAGGGCCACCCCAAAAACCCACCAACTCTTTACCAACTTTACCAAATGCCAGCCGCAAGTTAGGAGGCCCCTATCTCCACAATACTTTCCTTTCACATTATGTATCCAGTGAAATCcattattttcttctctcaatttaaaattttcttcttactcttttattcataaataatttatatttggatATTTATTCACATTccaatattttgatgatatattcttcAAACTTATAATGTCATTGTTAAGATGTAAAGAAGAGGTTGACAATTATGAAATAGGCCAAGTGAGTGTCGCGTGAGATTAGATGCCCAACTGAGACTCATGCTATCTCGGAACTTCACCAACCCCGGATCCGGTTTTTCTATCCGGTTCAAGCAACCACAACCGGTTCAACCCACTCTCACTTCCCATATATACCCCTCCACTTTCCCATTCCTTTCTTAGCTTAGCCACATTACTCCAAcaatcaacaaaaagaaaaaagaaaactttaattttcCACCAATGGCTACCAGTGGAAATGAGCAACAGAGCCGGCACCAGGAGGTTGGCCACAAAAGCCTTCTGCAAAGCGATGCACTCTATCAGTATATACTCGAGACTAGCGTGTATCCCCGAGAGCCTGAGCCCATGAAAGAGCTCAGGGAGATAACTGCAAAACATCCATGGTGGAATTTCTTTCCAGGAAAATTtcccttctttcattttttatcttttcttgtgttttacTCATCCTGGAATGGCGAAACAGGAACATAATGACAACATCCGCCGATGAAGGACAATTCCTGAACATGCTTCTCAAGCTCATCAATGCTAAGAACACGATGGAGATTGGCGTCTACACCGGCTACTCTCTCTTGGCCACCGCGCTCGCTCTTCCTGACGACGGAAAGGTTAAATTCATCTTCCGATTCACTGATAAACACAGCATCCCAACAAGGAATactatatcaaattaatatatttttttcattgttgcAGATTTTGGCCATGGACATCAACAGGGAAAACTACGAACTGGGTCTTCCTGTAATTGAAAAAGCTGGAGTTGCACACAAGATTGATTTCCGAGAAGGCCCCGCCATGCCCGTTCTTGACCAAATGATCGAAGAAGTAAATTTCAGCATCCCAAAAATGTTCCAcatgttttaagttttttaactttctttctGTTTTCATCATCTAAGTTATCGGGTGTGGTCGACCTCAGGGGAAGTACCATGGAacgtttgattttattttcgtGGACGCTGATAAGGACAACTAC
Encoded here:
- the LOC123227387 gene encoding caffeoyl-CoA O-methyltransferase, which translates into the protein MATSGNEQQSRHQEVGHKSLLQSDALYQYILETSVYPREPEPMKELREITAKHPWNIMTTSADEGQFLNMLLKLINAKNTMEIGVYTGYSLLATALALPDDGKILAMDINRENYELGLPVIEKAGVAHKIDFREGPAMPVLDQMIEEGKYHGTFDFIFVDADKDNYMNYHKRLIELVKVGGVIGYDNTLWNGSVVAPPDAPLRKYVRYYRDFVLELNKALTADPRIEICMLPVGDGITLCRRIK